One Curtobacterium sp. BH-2-1-1 genomic region harbors:
- a CDS encoding isopeptide-forming domain-containing fimbrial protein, with protein sequence MRPALFPARPRALAMLVVTALLAGLLAVLAVAQPAAADSVVTVTAKAPATALSGDPVNVTLTATNSTPASGGTPLYNLGYSYLLPAGVTYVAGSAKASGVALPDPTTSTPTAGGLLLVFSNVSDLVAGDEKSITFLVQPSTTTYPVGSSFAGTVQVAGSGNARNVPTFDPTTGAPATNATNAATAKSTTTAIAAIKVTKAEASLENELVRGVHDHPTVYTLTVQNTSTAPSNGVTVTDYLPAGLEFLQCGAVDNTTSGPEYAGAPDLTAATAAKASGTLTPANCLTPQSVTTVNNVPGKGTAVFTKVVWNLGQLTNAPVTIQYLAAVPLRENTMTFATGSQTPAAPTTAALASTANLDNNTGASTRQNTADTTSNGRGQTNTVTAAGTYTGKVDGTATSAQSSTASMTVEAMDLAVAKSVTTPVDGNVFAAGQQATYSLLIRTSEYESSAGITLTDTIPDGLCPAFPAGTKTTGTIPADCDPNTVSALNQPMTNGTVDQVAYDAAAGTFTMTFHVADLPTDGSVTVSYKALMRDKYSVTGSGGPTAAGDDFTNKVRIAGTSTGVHGDTGSTAVVDDSAATIVSNSPSIAKSVLPRASSDGVRKSADCTATTRTGYQTTTPTAPFQLGDVVCFRLQVDFPAGVQSRNATITDMLPVGTTAAGATWTEGTDWTYGSESSVPASDVTLKSSSATTASFAVGHTMSGASGTYVDGDGQAVRLVLYVAATVSTQGSSSTKVDLVDNLMKFAQQNTKGSVTSLRSSVGYTVAGTPTATLAKDIVKADGTTVSNPTTTTEGQVLSYRLNVGNTPATGTTSAIGSVTVWDALPSKVTCAMVTNLSDQGACGGAPTGAATKFTGVQYLTWTIPSIAASTTKSLTYDVQTPSPGYVGTTFPNYSSVVSFTTATDSGATTTWIPKRGTNATASSTPAAGQGTAPQADANRSVAIPGVTVAKSGAAVADSTLTNLSGDAAAPGQTLGYKYSATIADRTSAANATLTDPLPTGVGRTAATSWTLTFPDATTITVPASAQGTDVTGTYGGQTFTLTGTGNANGAGAVLFPATFDNTTGAPVKFEVVVTGLRATAGVGTYPASDGTGFTTAAPKNTATFTSKPSGVTAYTATASKTVTVQAPTVAIDKSDDLGGRTVAGGDTVTWTLRTTNTATSADARSTLVGDCFPDALTLTSSSAAETTPTSAQRAAFGSCPTGTTLHVWNATSDGVLAAGASATITVVATVKQDAPAGQTYRNTARVLASSLTTDYATANSSYVQLASDTDDVTVTGPSVTKRLTAPTWNPGTGASTGTASTDPSGTAALQVRPGDGATYTITTTIPANVALYDARITDVLPAGTAATGTPTATSSDDAVTATPSVDGASVVVRLSDIPTGIDHPVTITTSIPVTVGTDQVAGTGLANTATLAWNRTSKGAAPTDASVTSNAANGSVVAPSLAIAKTATVGSQTSTTMNVEPGQTITYRVTVTNSGSPAYGTPVTDCVPDGITVDRASLTADGAEIAADADCGGGRITWPTAVIGAGATVTHTYTAKLAEDATLSGSPLVNTASTGVYHSLASGGADYAAARATASVTPSFPRVAVTKSNDTIGGLSYVGVASDFSVTFSNTGSAAASVRVQDVLPANWSYVSGSATVARDGGAASAVADPTRSGGTTLTWADLGALGADRSLVLHYRAVPGTGATTDPGAGTSIAHTNHVTATVTSASGGTGSAKGSFVSYPNGGDDATATARIAAADLALTKTATTSKVVAGATTAKAWTIRVTNTGPDAAHGTTVVDAPTGLASGSTLAFTGSGWTCTPDDGTWSCVNGATVAAGDSFPELDVALTLPANAPLTAVRNTATIHQGTGQTFDPESGNDSDTASVTPVAIADLAITKTGPSGKVQAGRTISWNLSVENRTDPTTQSVSDARGTVTVTDTLPDTVTLVGATSDDPAWTCATDDDTVTCTRDGLANGTTAGAITVTATVHPDVTASQSIVNTAAVAVDPTRTTDPTSSNDDAEATTGVDDTTSLTIAKAFGSTAQTAPDATDRAALVAGESADWTIRVANTGTADARTVRVSDTLESGTRLSADGPVDKATDTITQTDGAWTCTAPAADGNDVTCVLDGTLAAGKSTTFTITVTTPSSMSGTLLNTAVVTADNAAPAEAQGRSDATQTAGLSVTKTADVETVDAGKDVTYTIAVANPTGPSDLPAGDGTSPSVRVQDTLPAGVEFRGLTAATQQHWTLESNEDGVLTLSSADGIAAGATDPNTIVLTVHVPASFRGSSIVNTATAAPVTATGPTAHDEATVDVTTHADLSILKQRTSAPSADAGTTVTYDVTVTNDGPSDAQDVTWTDTPPAGMTVTKVTTDDTAWEQGADPSTRSTDVVANGATTVFHVTASIASGTPAGTLRNTAVVSSATPDTDPTNDTAGDDVTVTTHAALRLTKTPVEKPGATTAAKRVTAGAEQTWLLQVSNEGPSDEQPTTVVTDQLPEGLTFTGASSDGAVWTCDGTTDPTLVTCSLPTTIVAGTDAPGLWITTKLASGHTASTIENRAVITGQGTNPPVGTNDEPVTSPLDVDEVANVAITIGHDGTAVIGKDLPETIRVRNVGLSDAAAVTATYTLPKGLTYVGAEADPAWTVTSVTKNADGSTTVSFALAGTLPAGSLAPAITVHQTPTAAAYPGVQPSATVATSTTETTLADNDDSDELAVDPASSLAVTKTHTGQLVRGETVGYTITVRNDGPTEDPGPVVVTDRLPAGLTLVSVNDAKAASCTTGQTVTCTLTGPLAVDGKVAFQVTAKVATDAPNRITNVATVESPTTQVVPVAGSASPTDPMRASDPAPVREAPESASELAFTGAAGLGIGALIALLAMAAGGVLLVTRRRRRA encoded by the coding sequence ATGCGTCCTGCCCTGTTCCCCGCCCGTCCGCGCGCCCTGGCGATGCTCGTCGTGACGGCGCTCCTCGCCGGACTCCTCGCGGTCCTGGCGGTCGCGCAGCCCGCGGCGGCGGACTCGGTCGTGACGGTCACCGCGAAGGCGCCCGCCACGGCGCTGAGCGGGGACCCCGTGAACGTCACGCTCACCGCGACGAACAGCACGCCGGCGTCGGGCGGGACACCGCTCTACAACCTCGGGTACTCCTACCTGCTGCCGGCCGGGGTGACCTACGTCGCCGGTTCGGCGAAGGCATCGGGCGTCGCGCTGCCGGACCCGACCACGAGCACCCCGACGGCAGGCGGGCTGCTCCTGGTCTTCTCGAACGTGTCCGACCTCGTCGCGGGTGACGAGAAGTCGATCACCTTCCTGGTCCAGCCCTCGACGACGACCTACCCGGTGGGTTCGTCGTTCGCCGGGACGGTCCAGGTCGCCGGCAGTGGGAACGCGCGGAACGTGCCGACGTTCGACCCGACGACCGGTGCCCCGGCGACCAACGCGACGAACGCCGCCACGGCGAAGTCGACCACGACCGCGATCGCCGCGATCAAGGTCACGAAGGCCGAGGCCAGCCTGGAGAACGAGCTGGTCCGCGGCGTCCACGACCACCCGACGGTCTACACGCTGACGGTGCAGAACACCTCGACCGCACCGAGCAACGGCGTGACCGTCACGGACTACCTGCCGGCGGGCCTCGAGTTCCTGCAGTGCGGAGCGGTCGACAACACGACCTCCGGGCCGGAGTACGCGGGAGCGCCCGACCTCACGGCAGCGACCGCGGCGAAGGCGTCCGGGACCCTGACGCCGGCGAACTGCCTCACGCCCCAGAGCGTCACGACCGTGAACAACGTCCCGGGCAAGGGGACGGCCGTCTTCACGAAGGTGGTCTGGAACCTCGGCCAGCTGACGAACGCGCCCGTGACGATCCAGTACCTCGCCGCCGTGCCGCTGCGCGAGAACACCATGACCTTCGCCACCGGCAGCCAGACGCCCGCCGCTCCGACCACGGCGGCGCTGGCCAGCACGGCGAACCTCGACAACAACACCGGCGCGTCGACCAGGCAGAACACCGCGGACACGACGTCGAACGGCCGCGGCCAGACGAACACGGTCACCGCTGCCGGCACCTACACCGGCAAGGTCGACGGAACGGCGACGTCGGCGCAGAGCTCGACGGCGTCGATGACCGTCGAGGCGATGGACCTCGCGGTGGCGAAGTCCGTGACCACGCCCGTCGACGGGAACGTCTTCGCCGCGGGCCAGCAGGCCACGTACTCGCTCCTGATCCGCACGAGCGAGTACGAGTCGTCCGCCGGCATCACGCTGACCGACACGATCCCGGACGGACTCTGCCCGGCGTTCCCCGCGGGGACGAAGACCACCGGGACCATCCCCGCGGACTGCGACCCGAACACCGTCAGCGCGCTGAACCAGCCGATGACGAACGGGACGGTCGACCAGGTCGCCTACGACGCCGCGGCGGGTACGTTCACGATGACCTTCCACGTCGCGGACCTGCCCACCGATGGTTCGGTCACGGTCTCGTACAAGGCGCTCATGCGGGACAAGTACTCGGTCACCGGCTCGGGCGGCCCGACCGCCGCCGGCGACGACTTCACGAACAAGGTCCGGATCGCGGGGACCTCGACCGGTGTCCACGGTGACACCGGCTCGACGGCGGTCGTCGACGACTCCGCGGCGACGATCGTGTCGAACTCCCCGAGCATCGCGAAGTCCGTGCTGCCGCGCGCTTCGAGCGACGGCGTGCGGAAGTCCGCCGACTGCACCGCGACGACGCGCACCGGGTACCAGACGACGACCCCCACCGCCCCGTTCCAGCTCGGCGACGTCGTCTGCTTCCGACTGCAGGTGGACTTCCCGGCCGGTGTCCAGAGCCGCAACGCGACGATCACCGACATGCTCCCGGTCGGTACCACCGCGGCCGGTGCGACGTGGACGGAGGGCACCGACTGGACCTACGGGTCGGAGAGCTCCGTCCCCGCATCGGACGTCACGCTGAAGTCGTCGAGCGCGACCACGGCGTCGTTCGCGGTCGGTCACACGATGTCCGGCGCGAGTGGCACCTACGTCGACGGTGACGGCCAGGCGGTGCGCCTCGTCCTCTACGTCGCGGCGACCGTCAGCACGCAGGGGTCGAGCAGCACGAAGGTCGACCTCGTCGACAACCTCATGAAGTTCGCGCAGCAGAACACGAAGGGCTCCGTGACGAGCCTGCGGTCCTCGGTCGGCTACACGGTCGCCGGCACCCCGACCGCGACGCTCGCGAAGGACATCGTCAAGGCGGACGGCACCACGGTGTCCAACCCCACCACCACCACCGAGGGCCAGGTGCTCAGCTACCGGCTGAACGTCGGCAACACCCCGGCCACGGGGACGACGTCGGCCATCGGGAGCGTCACCGTCTGGGACGCCCTGCCGTCGAAGGTGACCTGTGCGATGGTCACGAACCTCTCCGACCAAGGCGCCTGCGGTGGGGCGCCCACTGGGGCGGCGACCAAGTTCACGGGTGTGCAGTACCTCACCTGGACGATCCCGTCGATCGCCGCGAGCACGACGAAGAGCCTGACGTACGACGTCCAGACCCCGTCGCCGGGCTACGTCGGGACCACGTTCCCCAACTACTCCTCCGTCGTCTCCTTCACGACCGCGACGGACTCCGGTGCCACGACCACGTGGATCCCGAAGCGCGGGACCAACGCCACCGCGTCCTCCACCCCCGCGGCCGGTCAGGGCACCGCACCGCAGGCCGACGCGAACCGCTCGGTCGCGATCCCCGGTGTCACGGTCGCGAAGTCCGGGGCAGCGGTCGCCGACTCGACGCTGACGAACCTGTCCGGTGACGCGGCCGCCCCCGGTCAGACGCTCGGGTACAAGTACTCGGCGACGATCGCTGACCGCACGAGCGCCGCGAACGCGACCCTGACCGACCCGCTGCCGACGGGCGTCGGCCGGACGGCTGCCACCTCGTGGACCCTCACCTTCCCGGACGCGACGACCATCACGGTGCCGGCGAGTGCACAGGGCACCGACGTCACCGGGACGTACGGCGGGCAGACGTTCACGCTCACCGGGACCGGCAACGCCAACGGTGCGGGCGCCGTCCTCTTCCCGGCCACGTTCGACAACACGACCGGTGCGCCGGTGAAGTTCGAGGTCGTCGTCACCGGGCTCCGCGCGACCGCGGGCGTCGGGACGTACCCGGCGTCGGACGGCACGGGCTTCACGACCGCGGCACCGAAGAACACGGCCACCTTCACCTCGAAGCCCTCCGGCGTCACCGCGTACACCGCGACCGCGTCGAAGACGGTGACCGTGCAGGCCCCGACCGTCGCGATCGACAAGTCCGACGACCTCGGTGGCCGCACGGTCGCCGGTGGCGACACCGTCACGTGGACCCTGAGGACGACGAACACGGCCACGAGCGCGGACGCACGGTCCACCCTCGTCGGCGACTGCTTCCCGGACGCGTTGACGCTCACGTCGAGCTCGGCGGCCGAGACCACCCCGACCTCCGCGCAGCGCGCAGCGTTCGGCAGCTGCCCGACCGGCACCACGCTGCACGTGTGGAACGCGACGAGCGACGGCGTCCTCGCCGCCGGGGCCTCCGCCACCATCACGGTCGTCGCGACGGTCAAGCAGGACGCTCCCGCCGGCCAGACCTACCGGAACACCGCGCGCGTGCTGGCGTCGAGCCTGACGACCGACTACGCGACGGCGAACAGCTCGTACGTGCAGCTCGCGAGCGACACGGACGACGTCACCGTCACCGGTCCCTCCGTCACCAAGCGGCTGACGGCACCGACGTGGAACCCCGGGACGGGGGCGTCGACCGGCACGGCCAGCACGGATCCGTCGGGCACCGCTGCGCTGCAGGTCCGCCCCGGTGACGGCGCGACCTACACGATCACGACCACCATCCCGGCGAACGTCGCGCTCTACGACGCCCGGATCACGGACGTCCTGCCTGCCGGCACCGCCGCGACCGGCACGCCCACCGCGACGAGCTCCGACGACGCCGTGACCGCGACCCCCTCGGTCGACGGTGCCTCCGTCGTGGTCCGGCTGTCGGACATCCCGACCGGCATCGACCACCCGGTGACGATCACGACGTCGATCCCGGTCACGGTCGGCACCGACCAGGTCGCGGGCACGGGGCTCGCGAACACCGCCACCCTCGCGTGGAACCGCACGAGCAAGGGCGCGGCGCCGACCGACGCGTCGGTCACGTCGAACGCTGCGAACGGCAGTGTCGTCGCGCCGTCGCTCGCGATCGCGAAGACCGCGACGGTGGGCTCGCAGACGTCCACGACGATGAACGTCGAGCCGGGCCAGACGATCACCTACCGGGTGACCGTGACGAACTCGGGCTCGCCGGCATACGGCACCCCGGTCACCGACTGCGTGCCGGACGGCATCACGGTCGACCGCGCGTCGCTCACCGCCGACGGCGCGGAGATCGCCGCCGACGCGGACTGCGGCGGCGGGCGGATCACGTGGCCGACTGCGGTCATCGGAGCCGGCGCGACGGTCACCCACACCTACACGGCGAAGCTCGCCGAGGACGCCACCCTCTCCGGCAGCCCGCTGGTGAACACGGCGTCGACCGGCGTCTACCACTCGCTCGCCTCGGGCGGAGCGGACTACGCCGCGGCGCGGGCGACCGCGAGCGTCACGCCGTCGTTCCCCCGCGTGGCCGTGACGAAGTCGAACGACACGATCGGCGGGTTGTCCTACGTGGGCGTCGCCTCGGACTTCAGCGTGACGTTCTCGAACACCGGGAGCGCTGCCGCGTCGGTGCGCGTGCAGGACGTCCTGCCGGCGAACTGGTCGTACGTGTCCGGCAGCGCGACGGTCGCACGTGACGGCGGTGCCGCGTCCGCCGTGGCCGACCCGACGCGCAGCGGCGGGACGACCCTCACGTGGGCGGACCTCGGCGCGCTCGGTGCCGACCGGTCCCTCGTGCTGCACTACCGCGCCGTCCCCGGCACCGGTGCGACGACGGACCCCGGCGCCGGCACCTCGATCGCCCACACGAACCACGTGACGGCGACGGTGACGAGCGCATCGGGCGGCACCGGTTCGGCGAAGGGCTCCTTCGTCTCGTACCCGAACGGCGGTGACGACGCCACCGCGACCGCACGGATCGCGGCGGCCGACCTCGCCCTGACGAAGACCGCCACGACGTCGAAGGTCGTCGCCGGTGCCACCACCGCGAAGGCCTGGACCATCCGGGTGACCAACACGGGCCCCGACGCCGCGCACGGCACGACCGTCGTGGACGCCCCGACGGGCCTGGCCAGCGGTTCGACGCTGGCCTTCACCGGCAGCGGCTGGACCTGCACGCCGGACGACGGCACGTGGTCCTGCGTCAACGGTGCGACCGTCGCGGCGGGCGACTCGTTCCCCGAGCTCGACGTCGCGCTGACGCTGCCGGCCAACGCGCCGCTCACCGCCGTCCGCAACACCGCCACGATCCACCAGGGCACGGGCCAGACCTTCGACCCGGAGAGCGGGAACGACAGCGACACCGCGAGCGTGACCCCGGTCGCGATCGCCGACCTCGCGATCACGAAGACCGGTCCCTCCGGGAAGGTGCAGGCCGGCCGGACGATCTCGTGGAACCTCTCCGTCGAGAACCGCACCGACCCGACGACCCAGAGCGTCTCGGACGCACGGGGCACGGTGACCGTCACGGACACGCTGCCCGACACGGTGACCCTCGTGGGTGCGACCTCGGACGACCCCGCGTGGACCTGCGCCACGGACGACGACACCGTGACCTGCACGCGCGACGGCCTCGCGAACGGCACCACCGCCGGCGCGATCACCGTCACCGCGACCGTGCACCCGGACGTCACCGCCTCGCAGTCGATCGTGAACACCGCGGCCGTCGCGGTCGACCCGACGCGCACGACGGACCCGACCTCGTCGAACGACGACGCGGAGGCGACCACCGGCGTGGACGACACGACCTCGCTGACGATCGCCAAGGCGTTCGGCTCGACGGCGCAGACCGCGCCGGACGCGACCGACCGCGCGGCCCTGGTCGCGGGCGAGTCCGCGGACTGGACCATCCGGGTCGCCAACACCGGCACGGCCGACGCACGCACGGTCCGGGTCTCGGACACGCTCGAGTCCGGCACGCGGCTCAGCGCCGACGGGCCGGTCGACAAGGCGACCGACACGATCACCCAGACGGACGGCGCCTGGACCTGCACCGCACCCGCCGCCGACGGGAACGACGTGACCTGTGTGCTTGACGGCACCCTGGCCGCCGGGAAGAGCACGACGTTCACCATCACGGTGACGACCCCGTCGTCGATGTCCGGCACCCTGCTGAACACGGCCGTGGTGACCGCCGACAACGCAGCGCCCGCCGAGGCGCAGGGCCGCAGCGACGCCACCCAGACCGCCGGCCTGTCGGTGACGAAGACCGCGGACGTCGAGACGGTCGACGCCGGGAAGGACGTCACCTACACGATCGCGGTCGCGAACCCGACCGGCCCGTCCGACCTGCCCGCCGGTGACGGCACCTCGCCGAGCGTCCGCGTCCAGGACACCCTCCCGGCCGGCGTGGAGTTCCGCGGGCTGACCGCGGCGACCCAGCAGCACTGGACGCTCGAGTCGAACGAGGACGGCGTGCTCACCCTGTCGAGCGCCGACGGGATCGCGGCGGGCGCGACCGACCCGAACACGATCGTCCTGACCGTGCACGTGCCGGCGTCCTTCCGCGGATCGTCGATCGTCAACACCGCGACCGCGGCGCCCGTCACGGCCACCGGCCCGACCGCGCACGACGAGGCGACCGTCGACGTCACCACGCACGCCGACCTGTCGATCTTGAAGCAGCGCACGAGCGCCCCGAGCGCCGACGCCGGCACGACCGTCACCTACGACGTCACCGTGACGAACGACGGCCCCTCGGACGCGCAGGACGTCACGTGGACCGACACCCCGCCCGCGGGGATGACGGTCACGAAGGTCACGACGGACGACACGGCCTGGGAGCAGGGCGCGGATCCGAGCACCCGGTCGACCGACGTGGTCGCGAACGGTGCGACCACGGTGTTCCACGTGACCGCCTCGATCGCGTCCGGCACTCCGGCCGGCACGCTCCGAAACACCGCGGTCGTGTCGAGTGCGACGCCCGACACGGACCCGACGAACGACACCGCCGGTGACGACGTCACGGTGACGACGCACGCTGCGCTCCGCCTGACCAAGACCCCGGTCGAGAAGCCCGGGGCGACGACGGCCGCGAAGCGCGTCACCGCCGGCGCCGAGCAGACCTGGTTGCTCCAGGTCAGCAACGAGGGTCCGTCGGACGAGCAGCCCACCACGGTCGTCACCGACCAACTGCCCGAGGGGCTGACGTTCACCGGCGCCTCGAGCGACGGAGCGGTGTGGACCTGCGACGGCACGACCGACCCGACCCTGGTGACGTGCTCGCTCCCGACGACGATCGTCGCCGGGACGGACGCCCCCGGCCTGTGGATCACCACGAAGCTCGCGTCCGGCCACACCGCCAGCACGATCGAGAACCGCGCGGTGATCACCGGCCAGGGCACCAACCCGCCGGTCGGCACGAACGACGAGCCGGTGACGAGCCCCCTCGACGTCGACGAGGTGGCGAACGTGGCCATCACGATCGGGCACGACGGCACCGCGGTGATCGGCAAGGACCTGCCGGAGACGATCCGGGTCCGGAACGTCGGCCTCTCCGACGCCGCGGCGGTCACCGCGACCTACACGCTGCCGAAGGGCCTGACGTACGTCGGGGCCGAGGCTGACCCCGCGTGGACCGTCACGTCCGTCACGAAGAACGCCGACGGCTCGACCACGGTGTCGTTCGCCCTCGCGGGCACGCTGCCGGCGGGCTCGCTCGCACCGGCGATCACGGTGCACCAGACGCCGACGGCCGCCGCCTACCCGGGCGTGCAGCCGAGCGCGACCGTGGCGACGAGCACGACCGAGACGACGCTCGCCGACAACGACGACTCGGACGAGCTGGCCGTCGACCCCGCGTCGAGCCTGGCGGTCACGAAGACGCACACTGGGCAGCTGGTCCGCGGGGAGACCGTCGGGTACACCATCACGGTGCGCAACGACGGCCCCACCGAGGACCCGGGCCCCGTGGTCGTCACGGACCGTCTGCCGGCCGGCCTCACCCTGGTGAGCGTGAACGACGCGAAGGCCGCGAGCTGCACCACCGGGCAGACCGTCACCTGCACCCTGACGGGTCCGCTCGCCGTCGACGGGAAGGTCGCGTTCCAGGTCACGGCGAAGGTCGCGACGGACGCACCGAACCGCATCACGAACGTCGCCACGGTCGAGTCGCCGACGACGCAGGTGGTGCCGGTCGCGGGATCCGCCAGCCCGACGGACCCGATGCGCGCCAGCGACCCGGCCCCGGTGCGCGAAGCACCGGAGTCGGCGAGCGAGCTCGCCTTCACGGGTGCGGCCGGACTCGGCATCGGTGCGCTGATCGCGCTCCTCGCGATGGCGGCCGGTGGCGTCCTGCTGGTGACGCGCCGACGTCGCCGAGCGTGA
- a CDS encoding Rv0909 family putative TA system antitoxin codes for MAGFDDIQKNVSAKAEEVTDRAKAFVDENKDKIEEALQTDKAEDVSDKIIHGLADGFKKVTGGKFDEQIDKTAQGLDDKIGNNGE; via the coding sequence ATGGCCGGCTTCGACGACATCCAGAAGAACGTCTCCGCCAAGGCGGAGGAGGTCACCGACCGCGCGAAGGCGTTCGTGGACGAGAACAAGGACAAGATCGAGGAGGCGCTGCAGACCGACAAGGCGGAGGACGTCTCCGACAAGATCATCCACGGCCTGGCCGACGGCTTCAAGAAGGTCACGGGCGGCAAGTTCGACGAACAGATCGACAAGACCGCGCAGGGCCTGGACGACAAGATCGGCAACAACGGCGAGTAG
- a CDS encoding GNAT family N-acetyltransferase, with amino-acid sequence MASYTVRPLDASTWDAFDELCRTSDGFPSGCFCIGFHDEGPTRDAACNRERKHARVLAGTTHAALVLDGERCVGWCQFGPVSEVVRIKNRRVYDRTQVGPDPAWRIGCTYVRAGYRRQGVATEALGGALALIAAAGGGTVEGYPEPAGTVPAAFLFHGALSTFEQFGFARQRAIGKHRWVVTTTVEPA; translated from the coding sequence ATGGCGTCGTACACCGTACGTCCTCTCGACGCGTCCACGTGGGACGCCTTCGACGAGCTCTGCCGCACGAGCGACGGCTTCCCGAGCGGCTGCTTCTGCATCGGCTTCCACGACGAGGGGCCGACACGGGACGCCGCGTGCAACCGGGAGCGCAAGCACGCCCGCGTCCTCGCCGGCACCACCCACGCCGCGCTCGTCCTCGACGGGGAGCGGTGCGTCGGCTGGTGCCAGTTCGGGCCGGTCTCCGAGGTCGTCCGCATCAAGAACCGTCGCGTGTACGACCGGACGCAGGTCGGTCCGGATCCCGCCTGGCGCATCGGCTGCACCTACGTCCGCGCCGGGTACCGCCGACAGGGGGTCGCCACCGAGGCGCTCGGCGGTGCGCTCGCCCTCATCGCCGCCGCCGGCGGGGGGACCGTCGAGGGCTACCCGGAACCCGCCGGGACGGTGCCGGCCGCCTTCCTCTTCCACGGCGCGCTCTCGACGTTCGAGCAGTTCGGGTTCGCGCGCCAGCGCGCGATCGGCAAGCACCGCTGGGTCGTCACCACGACGGTCGAACCGGCCTGA
- a CDS encoding DNA topoisomerase IB, with protein MTRLRRSATNGRGYHRVRSGRGFSYRDPDGTTVTDAAVRQRLEDLVIPPAWDDVWISPYDNGHVLATGVDGAGRRQYMYHPSWRERMDRIKYDRALALAESLPVARRGVTMDLRRPEPDRQRALAAAFRMLDQGSLRVGSERYATEHGSRGLSTLLCAHAHVSGDDIELDFPGKSGQEWSSSIHDPDLATVIAGMKRRGPNARLLSFRARRGAEWEPLSAEDINEYVKERAGDEFTAKDFRTLHGTVAAAVDLAATGPQSSAAKRKKAVSHAVKVASEELGNTPTVCRQSYIDPRLLDAYDHGETIDPDRTHAAESEVRALLYRQ; from the coding sequence GTGACCCGTCTCCGCCGCTCCGCGACCAACGGTCGCGGCTACCACCGCGTCCGCAGCGGGCGTGGCTTCTCCTACCGCGACCCGGACGGCACCACCGTCACCGACGCCGCGGTCCGGCAGCGTCTCGAGGACCTCGTCATCCCGCCCGCGTGGGACGACGTGTGGATCTCGCCGTACGACAACGGGCACGTGCTCGCGACCGGCGTCGACGGCGCCGGTCGGCGGCAGTACATGTACCACCCGTCCTGGCGCGAACGGATGGACCGCATCAAGTACGACCGTGCGCTGGCGCTCGCCGAATCCCTGCCGGTCGCACGACGCGGGGTCACCATGGACCTCCGGCGGCCGGAGCCAGACCGGCAGCGTGCCCTCGCGGCGGCCTTCCGGATGCTCGACCAGGGTTCCCTGCGGGTCGGGTCGGAGCGGTACGCCACCGAGCACGGCAGCCGTGGTCTGTCCACCCTGCTGTGCGCGCACGCCCACGTCTCCGGCGACGACATCGAGCTCGACTTCCCGGGCAAGAGCGGCCAGGAGTGGTCGTCGTCGATCCACGACCCGGACCTCGCGACCGTCATCGCGGGCATGAAGCGACGCGGACCGAACGCCCGGCTGCTCTCGTTCCGTGCACGCCGCGGCGCCGAGTGGGAGCCCCTCTCCGCCGAGGACATCAACGAGTACGTGAAGGAACGTGCCGGTGACGAGTTCACCGCGAAGGACTTCCGCACCCTGCACGGCACCGTCGCCGCCGCGGTCGACCTCGCGGCGACCGGGCCGCAGTCGTCCGCGGCGAAACGGAAGAAGGCGGTGTCGCACGCGGTGAAGGTCGCGAGCGAGGAACTCGGCAACACCCCGACGGTGTGCCGCCAGAGCTACATCGACCCGCGCCTGCTCGACGCCTACGACCACGGCGAGACCATCGACCCCGACCGCACGCACGCGGCCGAGTCGGAGGTCCGCGCACTGCTCTACCGACAGTGA